The following proteins come from a genomic window of Spongiibacter tropicus DSM 19543:
- a CDS encoding sigma-70 family RNA polymerase sigma factor, with protein sequence MPGTDATITANVRDLYSDHHNWLQRWLGGKLGCSDRAADLMHDTFLRLLTRGEYTPLKQPRAYLQTIAKRVLIDHWRREHIEKAYLEALANRPDEYAPGPEEKHLLLETLVEIDRRLSGLPIVVKRAFLLAQLSGCKQHQIAEELEISLSTVKRHLVRAYTQCYFALDSDH encoded by the coding sequence GTGCCGGGCACCGATGCCACCATAACTGCCAACGTTCGTGATCTATACAGCGACCACCACAACTGGTTACAGCGTTGGCTGGGTGGCAAGCTGGGATGCAGCGACAGAGCCGCCGACCTGATGCACGACACCTTCCTGCGCCTGCTGACGCGAGGGGAATACACGCCTTTAAAACAGCCTCGCGCCTACCTGCAAACCATTGCCAAGCGCGTTTTGATTGATCACTGGCGCCGCGAACACATTGAAAAAGCCTATCTGGAAGCCTTGGCAAACCGGCCCGACGAATACGCTCCCGGACCGGAAGAGAAGCACCTGTTGCTGGAAACCCTAGTAGAGATAGATCGACGTCTATCCGGCCTGCCCATCGTCGTCAAGCGGGCATTTTTACTGGCACAACTCAGCGGGTGCAAACAGCACCAGATCGCCGAGGAGCTGGAAATATCACTGAGTACCGTCAAGCGTCATCTGGTCCGCGCCTATACGCAATGTTATTTCGCACTGGACAGCGACCACTGA
- a CDS encoding FecR domain-containing protein, producing MQAQKSPGSRHIRNDFAPDVVQQAVEWILALQDAQQPQKIRADIANWCAASPEHLQAWQQVEQLSGRFGLLANPEHAQLAQDTLTATSPSRRTVLKGFSAILIASSVAYVSRESGLIRQWQSDIHTATGEQRKLTLNNGTTVVLNSNTAIQLDDSHSTLSLLEGEIHVSSKANGDEPISLLSPNGHIQLSPGSRLALRQFKDNCRLAVYEGEARLRPAQASNSCLISAGQATRFTAHEWSPLTAVRQDEAAWIDGMIVVRDMPLAEFIAELQRYRPGILRLDPSLAAYPVSGTYPISQTDQVLEALSDALPIRQRRVTRYWITLLPV from the coding sequence ATGCAAGCACAGAAATCGCCAGGGAGCCGCCATATCCGAAACGACTTTGCGCCCGACGTTGTCCAGCAAGCGGTTGAGTGGATTCTGGCCCTGCAGGACGCGCAGCAACCTCAAAAAATCCGGGCAGACATCGCCAACTGGTGCGCGGCTTCCCCCGAGCACCTGCAGGCATGGCAACAGGTTGAACAGCTCAGTGGTCGCTTCGGTCTGCTGGCAAACCCCGAACACGCCCAGTTGGCTCAAGATACGCTGACGGCGACAAGTCCTTCACGCCGCACGGTTCTGAAAGGCTTCTCGGCAATACTGATCGCCAGCTCCGTCGCCTACGTCAGCCGAGAAAGCGGATTGATCCGGCAATGGCAGTCAGATATCCACACCGCGACCGGCGAGCAACGCAAGTTGACGCTTAACAATGGCACAACGGTGGTATTAAACAGCAACACAGCCATTCAACTGGACGACTCACACTCGACGCTGTCACTGTTGGAGGGAGAAATCCATGTCTCCAGCAAGGCAAACGGCGACGAGCCAATAAGCCTGCTTAGCCCGAACGGCCACATTCAACTGTCTCCTGGCTCCCGATTGGCGCTACGCCAGTTCAAGGATAACTGCCGGCTGGCAGTCTATGAGGGAGAAGCACGGTTACGCCCCGCGCAAGCCTCAAACAGTTGCCTGATCAGCGCAGGCCAAGCCACCCGTTTCACCGCGCATGAGTGGTCCCCTTTAACAGCAGTGCGTCAGGACGAAGCCGCCTGGATTGACGGCATGATAGTGGTTCGCGACATGCCGCTGGCCGAGTTTATCGCCGAGCTGCAACGCTACCGGCCCGGCATCCTTCGCCTCGATCCATCGCTGGCCGCCTATCCGGTTTCCGGCACCTATCCGATCAGCCAAACCGATCAGGTGCTGGAAGCATTAAGTGACGCGCTGCCTATCCGTCAACGACGCGTCACCCGTTACTGGATCACGCTCCTGCCCGTTTAA
- a CDS encoding TonB-dependent receptor: protein MSSQFPHWHLFRPSLIALALSAPLALPITAQAASAQTVVQRYQIPAGTLEQALNALGRQAGIVLMFPSELVRGQQSAGLQGEFTVDAALMRLLAGTSLTATRQDGGGYSIRQTQEGTTTLPPLTISASSPASTQTTLGYNYEELQAQQPQSIKDVFRDQSAVAVGGSIPVNQKVYVRGVEESAMLVTVDGARQNNKVFHHNATNLIDPALLKAASASAGVPAADDGPGALGGSLKYETVDVADVLTPGQSLGGFLNGRYASNGDQLTTAGSLYGKSGGLEALAFLNHSNGNSYENGEGDTVRFTAPDLLSRLIKVAYETEQQDRFELSHERVNDNSLRPYRANFVGLTAGRPVPESRVYDLTRENTTFNYSRETGSGLWNPSITLAKSETELETREHPLAAPSTTLVYTGLTESQSATVKNRFHSRFGEITAGLDYYDDRAAFMSAGSPTLEEKADNTGAFIQLRQTLADGTLDLSYGLRHDRESFTGTDGSDHSDSGSSGNVFADYRVNNMLSVNAGYAKVWGGIALAENFILNSAWDYRDLNAVDASNYTVGLRLLLGDIMVEANRYRTKIENGRVPSYSGGSALVADFDIDGYDLAFSYNTALTELSLKYADIESEKDGEPASSYDGNYFTAPLGKLITLNGKLKLLADQLMLGMSAEVALGNDDTRDSGAKQKGYTVVNLYADYAVLSCLSLRVEVDNLTDRAYTDRASYGQEFTTVKPLLEPGRSVAVSARYTF from the coding sequence ATGTCATCGCAATTTCCTCACTGGCATCTGTTTCGCCCATCGCTTATCGCGCTGGCGTTAAGTGCCCCTCTGGCGTTGCCCATCACCGCCCAGGCGGCGTCCGCGCAAACGGTCGTCCAGCGATATCAGATTCCTGCAGGCACACTCGAGCAGGCATTGAATGCGCTGGGACGCCAGGCGGGCATTGTTCTGATGTTTCCCAGTGAGCTGGTCCGCGGCCAGCAGAGCGCGGGGCTGCAAGGAGAATTCACGGTGGATGCCGCGCTGATGCGTCTGCTGGCGGGAACGTCACTTACCGCGACCCGACAGGATGGCGGCGGTTACAGTATTCGCCAGACGCAGGAAGGCACGACGACTCTGCCGCCCCTGACCATCAGCGCCTCCAGCCCCGCCAGCACCCAAACCACCCTCGGCTATAACTATGAGGAGCTGCAGGCACAGCAACCGCAAAGTATTAAGGACGTATTTCGCGATCAATCTGCCGTTGCCGTTGGCGGCTCAATCCCCGTCAATCAGAAAGTCTATGTCCGCGGCGTGGAAGAAAGTGCCATGCTGGTCACGGTCGATGGCGCACGCCAGAACAACAAGGTCTTTCACCACAACGCCACCAACTTGATTGATCCGGCACTGCTAAAAGCGGCGAGTGCCTCCGCGGGTGTCCCGGCGGCCGACGACGGCCCCGGCGCTCTGGGTGGCAGCCTGAAATATGAAACTGTCGATGTCGCCGATGTGCTCACACCCGGTCAATCGCTTGGCGGCTTTCTGAATGGCCGCTATGCGTCCAACGGCGACCAACTCACCACGGCGGGCTCGCTGTACGGTAAAAGCGGGGGGCTGGAAGCACTGGCTTTCCTCAATCACAGCAATGGCAACAGCTATGAGAATGGCGAGGGAGACACGGTACGCTTTACCGCTCCCGACTTGCTCAGTCGACTGATAAAGGTCGCCTACGAAACCGAGCAACAGGACCGCTTCGAACTGTCTCATGAGCGGGTCAATGACAACTCACTTCGACCCTATCGCGCCAACTTTGTCGGACTGACTGCGGGGCGCCCGGTCCCCGAGTCACGGGTCTATGATCTCACCAGAGAGAACACGACCTTTAACTACAGCCGTGAAACCGGCAGCGGCCTCTGGAACCCCAGCATTACGTTGGCCAAAAGTGAGACGGAACTGGAAACGCGCGAACATCCGCTTGCCGCCCCCAGCACCACACTGGTGTACACCGGTTTGACGGAAAGCCAGTCCGCAACCGTGAAAAACCGCTTTCACAGCCGTTTTGGCGAGATCACTGCTGGCCTGGATTACTACGATGACCGCGCGGCATTCATGTCCGCCGGTTCCCCTACACTCGAAGAGAAGGCCGACAACACCGGGGCCTTTATTCAGCTTCGGCAGACACTGGCGGACGGCACACTGGATCTGTCTTATGGTTTGCGGCATGACCGAGAGTCGTTTACCGGCACTGACGGCTCGGATCACAGTGACTCCGGCAGCAGCGGCAATGTATTTGCCGATTATCGCGTCAACAATATGCTCAGCGTCAACGCGGGGTATGCCAAGGTGTGGGGCGGGATTGCCTTAGCCGAAAACTTTATCCTGAACAGCGCCTGGGATTACCGCGATCTGAACGCCGTTGATGCCAGCAACTATACCGTCGGCCTGCGCCTGCTGCTGGGGGATATCATGGTGGAAGCCAACCGCTACCGCACCAAGATCGAAAATGGCCGTGTACCGTCTTACAGCGGCGGCTCTGCGCTGGTCGCTGACTTCGACATTGACGGCTATGACCTCGCCTTCAGCTATAACACTGCGCTCACTGAGCTCTCTCTCAAATACGCCGACATCGAGTCTGAGAAAGATGGCGAACCGGCAAGCTCTTACGACGGCAACTACTTTACCGCTCCGCTCGGCAAGCTGATCACGCTGAATGGCAAACTCAAACTGCTGGCGGACCAACTGATGCTGGGAATGAGCGCAGAAGTTGCACTGGGCAATGACGACACCCGCGACAGTGGCGCCAAGCAAAAGGGCTACACGGTCGTCAATCTCTACGCCGACTATGCCGTCCTTTCCTGTTTGTCGCTGCGAGTGGAGGTCGATAACCTGACAGACCGCGCGTACACCGATCGCGCCAGTTACGGACAGGAATTCACCACGGTGAAACCACTGCTGGAACCGGGTCGCTCCGTCGCCGTAAGCGCGCGCTACACTTTCTGA
- a CDS encoding peroxiredoxin: MSLRLGDTAPNFQIATTSGDIDFHDWAGDSWVFFFSHPADFTPVCTTEMGRTAQLSGEFEARNVKPLGLSTDSVEEHLKWIEDVNDTQNTSLRFPIVADKDHKVAQMYEMIHPGESETAAVRSVFIIDPNKKIRLTMTYPMSVGRNFTEILRVIDSLQLSDAKRIATPADWTPGGKVIIPPSISNDEAKDLFPQGWDELRPYLRLTDVK, encoded by the coding sequence ATGAGCTTACGACTTGGTGATACCGCCCCCAACTTCCAGATTGCCACCACTAGCGGTGATATTGATTTCCACGACTGGGCCGGTGATTCCTGGGTGTTTTTCTTCAGCCACCCCGCCGACTTTACCCCGGTGTGCACCACGGAAATGGGCCGCACAGCGCAGCTTTCCGGCGAGTTTGAGGCCCGCAATGTCAAACCGCTGGGCCTGTCTACCGACTCGGTGGAAGAACACCTGAAATGGATCGAAGACGTGAACGACACACAGAACACCAGCCTGCGCTTCCCCATTGTTGCCGACAAAGACCACAAGGTCGCGCAGATGTACGAAATGATTCACCCCGGTGAAAGCGAAACTGCCGCGGTGCGCTCGGTGTTCATCATCGACCCCAACAAGAAAATCCGCCTGACCATGACCTACCCAATGAGCGTAGGCCGTAACTTCACGGAAATTCTTCGGGTCATCGACTCGCTGCAACTGAGCGATGCCAAGCGCATTGCCACCCCGGCAGACTGGACACCGGGCGGCAAGGTCATCATTCCGCCCAGCATCAGCAACGACGAGGCGAAAGACCTGTTCCCGCAGGGCTGGGATGAACTGCGCCCCTACCTGCGACTGACCGACGTCAAGTAA
- a CDS encoding AraC family transcriptional regulator, which translates to MLEQTSVTLSYTQGILQAAERNGICLPSDLCQQATAQGRTPMHIQDEVWEHYCAAADDPLAGLRLGLNLQVGHLDLVGMLLMSCETQGEALDLLLEYHPIVGEGGDFSLRHRGQHCLLSYEPHYQIRQRERVDAVLACVLNMARWVTGGYFEAEALQLTMPEPPAEEKALYENLLKVPVKFDQDGNALVFAPGLQATPLIQANKAMRDQLRLLADQMLAELERIGLSAQVQNLIREQPRWGKERIAEQLGMSGRHLVRKLQEEGTTFKLLRSRLLQKMAEEQLLAGEPVSDVASALGFSDESAFSKAFKRWAGMTPAQFRC; encoded by the coding sequence ATGTTAGAACAGACGTCAGTCACTCTGTCGTATACCCAGGGCATTCTGCAGGCGGCGGAACGCAACGGGATTTGTCTGCCGTCTGACTTATGTCAGCAGGCGACGGCCCAGGGGCGAACGCCCATGCACATTCAGGACGAGGTTTGGGAGCACTACTGCGCAGCGGCCGACGACCCGCTGGCGGGACTGCGGCTGGGTCTGAATCTTCAGGTTGGCCATCTGGATCTGGTCGGCATGTTGCTGATGAGTTGCGAAACCCAGGGGGAAGCACTGGACCTGCTGCTGGAGTATCACCCCATTGTCGGTGAGGGCGGCGACTTCTCTCTTCGTCACCGCGGACAACACTGCCTGTTGAGTTACGAACCCCACTACCAGATTCGCCAACGCGAGCGCGTCGACGCTGTGCTGGCTTGTGTGCTGAATATGGCGCGTTGGGTGACGGGCGGGTATTTTGAAGCCGAGGCCCTGCAGCTGACGATGCCGGAGCCGCCAGCGGAAGAGAAAGCCCTCTACGAAAATTTGCTGAAGGTGCCGGTGAAGTTCGACCAGGACGGCAACGCGCTGGTATTTGCTCCCGGCTTGCAAGCCACACCGTTGATACAGGCAAATAAAGCCATGCGTGATCAACTGCGATTACTGGCCGATCAGATGCTGGCGGAGCTGGAGCGCATCGGCCTTAGCGCACAGGTCCAGAACCTGATTCGCGAGCAGCCCCGCTGGGGTAAAGAGCGCATCGCCGAGCAGTTGGGGATGAGCGGTCGCCACCTTGTGCGAAAACTGCAGGAGGAGGGCACCACCTTCAAACTGCTGCGCAGTCGCCTGCTGCAGAAGATGGCAGAGGAACAGTTACTGGCGGGAGAGCCGGTCAGCGATGTCGCGTCGGCATTGGGTTTTTCCGATGAAAGTGCCTTCAGCAAAGCCTTCAAACGCTGGGCGGGGATGACGCCTGCGCAGTTTCGCTGCTGA
- a CDS encoding flavin-containing monooxygenase, which yields MYAVIGAGPMGLATARNLKKYHIPFVGFELHADVGGLWDIDNPHSTMYESAHLISSRRMTEYAEFPMGDGAPYPHHSELRQYFRDYAKHFDLYADYRFNTRVVSVAPNDDGSWSLTSAKDGVEKTENFDGVLIANGTLHEPNMPSLPGEFEGELMHSAQYCSADVFASKRVLVVGCGNSACDIAVDAVHRASSVDISVRRGYYFLPKFIAGRPTDTLGGKTPLPRAMKQKVDATMVRMVVGKPSDYGLPEPDYKMYESHPVINSLVLHHLGHGDIRARSGIDSVNGKTVTFSDGHQQDYDLILMATGYLLHYPFIDKALLNWNGGDAPSLYLNCFHPQRDNLFLMGMIEATGLGWEGRNEQAETVALYIRQLRDGKASAAALQSRIRRFGGERLDGGYNYLKLERMAYYVHKDSYRKALKQHTASLRADLDNRTSRSANAV from the coding sequence ATGTACGCCGTTATTGGCGCAGGCCCAATGGGGCTTGCCACCGCTCGCAATCTGAAGAAATACCATATTCCCTTTGTCGGCTTTGAGCTGCACGCCGATGTGGGCGGTCTCTGGGATATCGACAATCCCCACAGCACCATGTACGAATCGGCCCATTTGATCTCGTCGCGGCGAATGACGGAATACGCGGAATTTCCCATGGGGGATGGTGCACCCTACCCCCATCACAGCGAGCTGCGTCAGTACTTTCGCGATTACGCCAAACATTTTGATCTCTATGCCGACTACCGTTTTAACACCCGCGTCGTGTCTGTGGCGCCCAACGACGATGGCAGCTGGTCGCTGACTTCCGCAAAAGACGGCGTTGAAAAAACCGAGAACTTTGATGGCGTGCTGATCGCCAATGGCACGCTGCATGAGCCCAATATGCCGAGCCTGCCCGGTGAGTTCGAGGGCGAACTGATGCATTCGGCGCAGTATTGCAGCGCCGACGTCTTTGCAAGCAAACGCGTGCTGGTGGTGGGCTGCGGCAATTCCGCCTGCGATATCGCGGTCGATGCCGTGCACCGTGCAAGCAGCGTGGATATTTCCGTACGCCGCGGTTACTACTTCCTGCCGAAGTTTATTGCCGGCCGCCCCACCGACACGCTGGGCGGCAAAACACCGCTGCCACGCGCCATGAAACAAAAAGTCGATGCGACCATGGTACGCATGGTGGTGGGCAAGCCCTCAGACTACGGCCTGCCCGAACCCGACTACAAAATGTATGAGTCCCATCCGGTCATCAATTCCTTGGTACTGCACCATCTCGGTCATGGCGATATCCGGGCACGCTCAGGCATCGACAGCGTAAACGGCAAAACCGTCACCTTCAGCGATGGCCACCAGCAGGACTACGACCTGATTCTGATGGCCACCGGCTACCTTCTGCATTATCCGTTTATCGACAAAGCCCTGCTCAACTGGAACGGTGGCGATGCGCCGTCGCTCTATCTGAACTGCTTTCATCCGCAGCGCGACAACCTGTTTCTGATGGGCATGATTGAAGCCACCGGCCTCGGTTGGGAAGGTCGCAACGAACAGGCGGAAACGGTTGCGCTGTATATTCGCCAACTGCGCGACGGCAAAGCCTCTGCCGCCGCGCTGCAAAGTCGCATTCGCCGGTTTGGTGGCGAACGCCTGGATGGCGGCTATAACTATCTCAAGCTGGAGCGCATGGCTTACTACGTTCACAAGGACAGCTATCGCAAGGCGCTGAAGCAACACACGGCCTCGCTGAGGGCAGATCTGGATAACCGCACATCGCGCTCGGCAAACGCAGTTTAA
- a CDS encoding bile acid:sodium symporter family protein — protein MYESVPISFSTQNLIVLNGILAGMIFGVSMGLKGEDLLRVIRKPKAPVAGLIAQFLLLPAATGLLTWWFGVEPELALGMILIASCPGGTFSNIMTWIGRASVPVSISMTAVSSLAAIVMTPLNFALYGYLNPLTRPLLQDISLEPLSILTLVALVLVIPMLLGMAVGKRHPQWAERAEKPMRVVTLMVFVVFVAIAFINNQQAAAEYADEILIFVALQNLGALLLGDLASRAARLPQNERRAVTMEVGIQNSALGLSIIFTFFPNAGGMMLIAGFWSFWHLLVGLLLALYWSKTAEATCLTSS, from the coding sequence ATGTATGAATCGGTTCCCATCAGTTTCAGCACACAGAATCTGATCGTTCTCAACGGCATTCTCGCCGGCATGATCTTTGGCGTGTCCATGGGACTGAAAGGTGAAGACCTGTTGCGGGTCATTCGCAAACCCAAAGCCCCCGTCGCCGGTCTGATTGCCCAATTCCTGCTGTTGCCCGCGGCCACCGGCCTGCTGACCTGGTGGTTCGGGGTTGAACCGGAACTGGCGCTGGGGATGATCCTGATCGCCTCCTGTCCCGGCGGCACCTTCTCCAACATCATGACCTGGATCGGCCGCGCCAGTGTGCCGGTGTCGATCAGTATGACGGCGGTCTCCAGCCTGGCGGCCATCGTCATGACACCGCTGAATTTTGCGCTTTACGGCTACCTCAACCCGCTTACCCGGCCACTGTTACAGGATATTTCCCTCGAGCCGCTCAGCATACTCACACTGGTCGCCTTGGTACTGGTGATTCCCATGTTGCTGGGTATGGCCGTGGGCAAGCGCCACCCGCAGTGGGCCGAGCGTGCAGAGAAACCGATGCGCGTCGTCACGCTTATGGTCTTCGTGGTGTTTGTCGCGATTGCCTTTATCAACAATCAGCAGGCAGCGGCGGAGTACGCCGATGAGATATTGATCTTTGTCGCCCTGCAAAACCTCGGCGCTCTGCTGCTCGGCGATCTTGCCAGCCGCGCCGCTCGCCTGCCTCAAAACGAGCGCCGCGCCGTCACCATGGAAGTCGGCATTCAGAATTCCGCGCTGGGGCTGTCGATCATATTCACCTTCTTCCCCAACGCTGGCGGCATGATGCTGATTGCCGGGTTCTGGAGCTTCTGGCATCTGCTGGTCGGCCTGCTGCTCGCGCTCTACTGGTCAAAAACTGCGGAGGCGACATGTCTGACGTCATCTTGA
- a CDS encoding SDR family oxidoreductase yields MSDVILITGAAGYIGSKLAERLSKTHTVVGVDIREPQQAYGKVICCDIRDAVLTNIIREYGVTQVVHLASVLESSGDEQRDYDIDVNGTRNVVEACLANGVSQLIVTSSGAAYGYHPDSPEWLDEQDALRGNREIPYSWHKYLVEQYLAEVRQAHPELKQLVLRPGTVLGKNTRNQITNLFEKKRVLGIRGSRSPFVFIWDEDLVAVIEKGLREHREGIYNLAGDGALTISEVAQRLRKPLINLPAGLIRAALTVGHALRLSRYSPVQVKFLRYRPVLSNRRLKEEFGYQPQLSSAQTFELFLDHARQRGQL; encoded by the coding sequence ATGTCTGACGTCATCTTGATTACCGGTGCCGCCGGTTATATCGGCAGCAAACTGGCCGAGCGCCTGAGTAAAACGCACACCGTGGTGGGCGTGGATATCCGCGAACCACAACAGGCCTATGGCAAAGTCATTTGCTGCGATATTCGCGACGCCGTGCTGACGAATATTATTCGCGAATATGGTGTGACTCAGGTCGTTCATCTCGCCTCGGTGCTGGAAAGCAGTGGCGACGAACAGCGCGACTACGATATCGATGTGAACGGCACTCGCAATGTGGTCGAAGCCTGTCTTGCCAATGGTGTCAGTCAGTTGATTGTCACCAGCTCCGGCGCCGCCTACGGCTATCACCCCGATTCACCGGAATGGCTGGATGAACAGGACGCCCTGCGCGGCAATCGCGAAATTCCCTATTCCTGGCACAAATATCTGGTGGAGCAGTATCTGGCCGAGGTTCGCCAAGCGCATCCGGAACTGAAGCAACTGGTGCTGCGCCCCGGCACCGTACTTGGCAAAAACACCCGCAATCAGATTACCAATCTGTTCGAGAAAAAACGGGTACTGGGCATTCGCGGTTCCCGATCGCCCTTCGTGTTTATCTGGGACGAAGACCTGGTCGCCGTGATCGAAAAAGGTCTGCGGGAACATCGCGAGGGCATCTACAACCTTGCGGGCGACGGCGCGCTGACCATCAGCGAAGTCGCTCAGCGACTGCGCAAGCCCCTGATTAATTTACCGGCCGGACTGATTCGCGCCGCGCTGACGGTTGGCCACGCACTGCGCCTGAGCCGTTATTCTCCGGTGCAGGTCAAGTTTCTGCGCTACCGCCCGGTACTGAGTAACCGCCGACTCAAAGAGGAATTCGGTTACCAGCCACAACTGAGTTCCGCGCAAACCTTCGAACTGTTTCTCGATCACGCTCGCCAGCGAGGGCAACTCTGA
- a CDS encoding SDR family NAD(P)-dependent oxidoreductase: MAVSMTAPTKSVLITGAASGLGWELAQQCFARGDRLLLVDRDAVLLTQREATLNDPTRVLSCVADLSEASGIAATLDAAKQLPQLDVLINNAGITHRSLAGNTDPKVFRKVMAIDWQAPVELAVGLLPALRQQRGCIINIGSMAGWMPVLGRAAYCSAKSALGQFFEVLRAEEKDNGVKVLMVYPAFVNTSIEQNALGADGGKAQHARSTIGGIGEAAPLATAILRAMDRGQAQLFPHRGIWLASLLWRLAPGLFHTLMRRKFAVELQQI, encoded by the coding sequence ATGGCCGTTTCGATGACAGCGCCGACGAAATCCGTCCTCATTACCGGCGCCGCCAGCGGACTGGGCTGGGAACTGGCGCAGCAGTGTTTCGCGCGGGGCGACCGGCTGCTGCTGGTCGATCGCGATGCCGTGTTGCTCACGCAGCGCGAGGCCACACTCAATGATCCGACGCGGGTGTTGAGCTGCGTGGCGGATCTGTCCGAAGCCAGCGGCATTGCCGCCACCCTCGACGCAGCAAAGCAGCTGCCGCAACTGGATGTACTGATCAATAACGCGGGAATTACCCATCGCTCACTGGCAGGCAATACCGACCCCAAAGTGTTTCGCAAGGTCATGGCCATCGACTGGCAGGCACCGGTTGAGCTGGCGGTCGGTCTGCTTCCCGCACTGCGCCAACAGCGCGGCTGCATTATCAATATCGGTTCAATGGCGGGCTGGATGCCGGTGCTGGGCCGGGCGGCGTACTGCAGCGCCAAATCGGCGCTGGGACAGTTCTTTGAAGTGCTGCGCGCGGAAGAGAAAGACAACGGCGTCAAGGTGTTGATGGTCTACCCCGCTTTTGTGAACACCTCCATTGAGCAAAATGCCTTGGGCGCCGATGGCGGCAAAGCGCAACACGCCCGCTCCACCATCGGTGGCATAGGCGAAGCCGCCCCGCTGGCGACGGCGATTCTGCGCGCCATGGATCGCGGTCAGGCTCAGCTCTTCCCGCACCGGGGAATCTGGCTGGCAAGCCTGTTGTGGCGACTGGCCCCCGGACTGTTTCACACCCTGATGCGCCGCAAGTTTGCGGTGGAATTGCAACAGATTTGA
- a CDS encoding sulfite exporter TauE/SafE family protein, protein MDPWMWLGLCIFIAFGIEAITGFGSIVIALSLGALLLPIDAMLPVLVPLNICMTSYLAIRHRQHIHWPTLLKMILPLMVGGTLLGYLLRPALGDNTLQILFGALVIWFAARELWRSIRGLKVSQHGSGWTRSWMLVAGITHGLFASGGPLLVYALTGTQLSKSAFRATLISVWLSLNGLLTVVFALDGSLLPALPRIGMMLPVLLAGVVIGEFLHHRVNENRFKQLVYTLLLLTGALLIITTL, encoded by the coding sequence ATGGACCCATGGATGTGGCTGGGCCTGTGTATTTTTATCGCCTTTGGCATCGAGGCCATTACCGGCTTTGGCAGCATTGTCATCGCGCTTTCATTGGGCGCCCTGCTGCTGCCCATTGACGCCATGCTGCCGGTACTGGTGCCGTTGAACATCTGTATGACCAGCTATCTCGCCATTCGCCACCGCCAGCATATTCACTGGCCGACCCTGCTGAAAATGATTCTGCCATTGATGGTGGGCGGCACACTGCTGGGCTATCTGCTGCGCCCGGCACTGGGTGACAACACCCTGCAAATCCTGTTTGGCGCCTTGGTTATCTGGTTTGCGGCTAGAGAACTGTGGCGCAGCATCCGGGGATTAAAGGTCAGTCAGCACGGCAGCGGGTGGACCCGTAGCTGGATGTTGGTCGCGGGCATCACCCACGGCCTGTTCGCCTCGGGCGGACCGCTGCTGGTCTACGCGCTGACCGGCACGCAACTGTCGAAATCGGCCTTTCGCGCCACGCTGATCAGCGTCTGGCTGAGCCTCAACGGCCTGCTGACAGTGGTCTTTGCACTCGATGGCAGCCTGCTGCCAGCACTGCCCCGCATTGGCATGATGCTGCCAGTGCTGCTGGCCGGTGTAGTGATTGGCGAATTTCTGCATCACCGGGTCAACGAGAACCGATTCAAGCAACTGGTCTATACCCTGCTATTACTGACGGGCGCCCTGCTCATCATCACCACGCTGTAA